TGCGGTTCAAGGAAGGACGCACCGCCGACGCGGTCGGCGTATGGGAGCGGCTGTTCGACGCGTCTCCCGAGCGCGGCTATCTCGCCTTCGCACGGCTCGAGCACGGTTACGCGTCGCTCGGCGCGCCGGAACGGTTTCCGGCGCTGTGCCAGAAGCTGATCGACGGCGGCGGCCCGAACTGGCGCGCCGGCCTCGCCCTGGCCCGCCACGTGGGCGCCCGTGGGCAGCACGACGAAGCCCTGACGCTCCTGTTCGACGCGCTCGTCGTCAACCCGCACTCGCTGGCGCTCCACCAGACCATCTGGGAAACGCTGTCGGCGCTGCACCTGCCGCCGGCACTCGTCACGCGCTACGTGGAGCTGACACGCGACGCCGTGTTCTATCTCGATCCCCACGTCTGCGTGCGCTGCCGCTACCGCTCGACGGAGCTGCTCTGGCAGTGTCCGCACTGCCACGAGTGGAACACGTTTGTGGAGGAGCGGATCGCGCCGGCAAAGGACAACGCCGAGGCCTGACGGCCATGAAACCAGTGAACATACGCCTGTGGGGAAACTGGCACGCGACGATTTTTCCCCCGCCGCTGTGGGTCTTGTCCCTCGCTGTAATGATCGTCATCGCAGCCGGAGTGTTCATATAGCCCGATCTCGCAGCAGGTCACGCAGGCGGTGAGCAGACGCGTCACCGCGCCGCGGTAGCCAGGTTCGAATACACGTCCGCCCAAGGGCCTCCCGCCGCGCGCACACGCGAGTGAAACTGCCGTTCACCGGCGCACCGTCGGGCATGGCACAACGATCCGGGTCCGCTGCCCGATCAGGCGGTCGCTGCCTCGAGCGCTGTGTATACATCACGCACCTGATGGCTCGTCTGGTCGTGGCCGCGATCGGTCCAGATGACGTGCGTGGCGCGATTCACCTTCTCGGTGATCGGCCACTGCGCGGCAAGACGCGCGCGGGCGTCGCCGTCGGTCAGCCGGTCGCGCGCCATGACGCGGCGGACCTGTTCCTCGGGTCCGCACGCCGCGACGATGACCTGGTCGAAGTCGTGCTGATGCCCCGTCTCGAAGACGAGCGGAATATCCGCGACGGCAACGACGTGGGCCGACGGCAGGTTGGCGTACCACTCGCGGATGCGGCGGTAGACCTCGGGATGGACGATCGCCTCGAGCGCCGCCCGGGCCTTCGAATCGGCGAACACGATCCGGCCGAGCGCGGCGCGATCGAGCGCACCGTCAGCGGCCACCACGCCGCTGCCGAAACGGTCGGCGACTGCCTGCAACCCTGGCGATCCGGGCGCGACCGCTTCGCGGGCCAGCACGTCGGCATCGATCGTCGAGGCCCCCAGCGCGGCAAAGCGCGCGAGGCAGTAGGACTTCCCCGTCGCGATCCCGCCGGTCAGCGCAACACGGAGCAACGCGCCTCCGCGGCTGCGAGCGTATTCATCAGAAGCATCGCAATCGTCAGCGGCCCGACCCCGCCCGGCACCGGCGTCATCGCCCCGGCCCGTTCCGCGGCGTTCGGATGCACGTCGCCGACGACGATCGAGCCGCGGCGGTCGAAGCTCTCCAGCCGCTTCGAACCGGCGCCGAAGATCTTGTCGGCCAGCGCGCGGTCGGACACCGGCGTCGTCCCGACGTCGATCACCGTCGCGCCGGGCTTGACGAACTCGCGCGTCACGAACGCCGGACGGCCGAGCGCCGCCACGAGGATGTCGGCCCGCGCCGCGACCGCCGGCAGGTCCGGCGTCTTCGAGTGGCAGATCGTCACGGTCGCGTCGCGCTGCAGCAGCAGCATCGCCATCGGCTTGCCGACGATCTCGCTCCGCCCGATGACCACGGCGTGCTGGCCGCCGATCGCGATCCCCGAGCGATCCAGGATCTCGATCACCCCGGAAGGCGTGCACGGCTTCAGGTGCGCGCGCCCCTGCACCAGCTTACCGACATTGACGGGATGGAAGCCGTCGACGTCCTTAGCCGGGTCGATGGCGTCGAACACCTGCTGCGATGCGCCCTTGCCCATCGCTCCGGGTAGCGGCGACTGCACGAGAATGCCGTCGTGGGTCTCGCTGGCGTTCAGCCGCCCGACCAGCGCCAGCAGGTCGGCGAGCGACGCCGACGCAGGCAGGCGCTGCAGATCGACCCATAGCCCGGCCTCGGCTCCCGCCTTCACCTTGTTCCGGACGTACACGTCGGATGCCGGATCGTCGCCGACGAGGACGATGCCCAATCCGGGCGGGCGGCCGGTGCGCTCGGCGAACGCCCGCACCCGCGGCAGCGCCGCCGCGCGGATCGCCGCGCCGACGCCCGTGCCGTCAAGTAATCGCGCGCTCACGGGCACCATTCTTCGCCGCCGCCGCCGCTTCGAGCTCCCTGAGGTTGCTCCCGCGGCCGAGCACGACCAGGTCGTCGCCGGCCCGCATCACCATCTCGGGCTCGGGGTTGAAGTCCATGCGGCCATCCGCGTGGCGGATGCCGACAACGACGACGCCGAAGCGCTGGCGCACCCCGGCTTCGATCAGGTTGGACCCGTCGAGCGACGAGCCGCTGCCGATGTGCACCTGCTCCAGGTTCAGGTCCATGTTGTCGGACGATGTGGCCAGCTGTACGAAATCGACCACCGCCGGCCGCAGCGCGGTCTGCGCCAGCTGCACGCCGCCCAGATGGTACGGCGAAATGACGCGATCCGCGCCGGCGCGCTTCAGCTTGGTGCGGGCATCGTCGGTTTCGGCGCGTCCGACGATGAAGAGGTCGGGACGAAGCAGCCGCGCGCTCAGCACCGCATAGACGTTTTCGGCGTCGGTGCTGACCGCGGCGACGAGGCCGCGGGCGCGGCCGATGTGGACCCGCCGCAGCACGTCCTCGCTCGAGGCGTCGGCCTCGACCGCGACGAAGCCCTGCTCCATCGCCAGGTGCATCCGGTCGGGATTGCGTTCGATGATCACGAACGGCACGTTGTGGCGGGCGAATTCACGGGCGATGATCTCGCCCATGCGGCCGAAGCCGCAGATGATGAAATGGTCCTGCAGTTCGTCAAGCATGCGCGTCAGCCGCTTGCGTTCACGCCGTTCGGTCCAGTCTTCCGCCGAGAGCAGCGTCAGGAACAGCGTGAACGCGTAGAAGAACGTGCCCACGCCGGTCAGAAGGATCACCACCGTGAAGGCCTGTCCCGCGCGCGTGAGCGGGTGGACTTCCTCGTAGCCGACCGTGGTGATGGTGATCACGGTCATGTAGAACGAGTCCCACAGCGGCCAGCCCTCGATGAGCGTATAGCCGGCCGTCCCCACCGCCATCAATGCGAGGATGAGCAACGCCAGCAGGCGCCAGCCCACTCCCCACCATGGCTGCGGACGCGCCACCCCCGCGCCTCAGGCGTCCTTGAGGCGGCTGTGGCTGCGGCCGTACCCGAAGTAGAAGACCATCCCGATGATCAGCCACACGAGGAGCCGGGCCCAGTTCGTCCAGCCCAGGCCGTAGATCATCGCGCCACAGACGATCACGCCCAGCGTCGAGACGACCGGCAGCGCCGGCACCGTGAACCCGCGCGGTATGTCGGGCCGGCGGTTGCGCATGATCCATACGCCGATGCACACCAGGATGAACGCGAACAACGTACCGATGCTCGTCATTTCGCCGACGATGTCGCCGGGAATGAACGCGGCGAACAGCCCCGTGAACACGAAGAACACCAGGTTCGACTTGTAGGGGGTGCGGTACTTCGGGTGCACGTCGGAGAAGATCGCCGGCACCAGGCCGTCGTGGCTCATCGAATAGAACACGCGCGACTGGCCGAGCAGCATCACCAGGATGACCGACGAGAAGCCGAAGAGGATCGCCACCGTCACCGACTTCGACAGCCACTCGTAGCCGATCATGTACTTGGAGATGGCGAACGCCACCGAGGCCTCGCGGCCGGTCGAGCGGAAGTCTTCCACCGTCGCGACTCCGCTCAGCACGTAGGAGAACAGCACGTAGAGAATCGTGCAGACCACCAGCGACCCGAGAATTCCGATCGGCATGTCGCGCTTCGGGTTCTTGGCTTCCTGCGCCGCGGTCGACACCGCGTCGAACCCGATGTAGGCGAAGAAGACGACCCCGGCTGCGCCGAGAATCCCCATGATGCCGCCGTAGTTGTGCGTGACCCCTTCCGGCGTGGTGTAGAGCGCGGCCGCGGGCACGAGCGGCGTGTGGTTCGCCGGGTTGATGAAGCCCCAGCCGATCCCGATCACCAGCAGGACGATCGACACCTTGACGACGACGATCACCCCGTTGACGAACGCCGATTCCTTGGTGCCACGGATCAGCAGCGCCGTGAGCGCCGCGAGAATGAACACGGCCGGGAGGTTCATGATGCCGTGCACGCCGGTGTCGGCGGCACGCTCGAAGGGGGAATGCGTCCATTCGTAGGGAATGCGCGGCCCGAACCAGGCGATCACGCGATTGGCGTACTCACTCCAGGCGATCGCCACCGTCGCGGCGCCGACCGCGTATTCGAGGACCAGGTCCCAGCCGATGATCCACGCCACCAGCTCCCCCATCGTCGCGTACGAATAGGTGTAGGCGCTGCCGGCGACCGGAATCATCGAGGCGAACTCGGCGTAGCAGAGCCCTGCGAACGCGCAGCCGACTCCCGCCACCATGAACGCCAGGACCACCGACGGGCCGGCGCGGTCCGCAATCGCGGCCGCGGTGCGGACGAACAGGCCGGCGCCGATGATCGCTCCAATGCCGAGCGCCACTAGCGACAACGGTCCGAGCGTCCGCTTGAGCGTGCCTTCACCGGTCGCGGCGGCCTCGCTCATCAGGCGGTCGATGGATTTGACCCTGAACAGTGAACCAGCCACTACTCCCCCTTGTTGATGGTTGACGCTGCAGGTCTGGCGGAACCGGAGCGATTATACGCGACGTCCGGACAGGCTCTCGAGGAAGGCGCGGACGCGTGCGGCAGGGTCGTCGCCGGCCAGCAGATCGGAGATCACCGCGACCGACGCCGCGCCGGCGGCGATCACCGCAGGAGCCCGCTCGAGGGTGATGCCGCCGATCGCCACGATCGGCCGCCGGCGGGCGGCCGGCTCGCCGCCGAGATGGCGCACCGCGGCGCGTACGAAATCGAGCCCGCGGGCCGTGTAGCCGGTGTCCTTGGTGGCGGTGCCGTAGACAGGCCCGACGGCGATGTAGTCGGCGCTCGTCGCTGCCGCGGCGCGCACCTGCGCCTCGTCATGCGTCGACACGCCGACGATCGCCTCCCGCCCGGCGATGCGCCGCACCTCCTCGACCGGCAGGTCGTCCTGGCCGACGTGGACGCCCGCCGCGCCACTGAGGCGGGCGAGGTCGGCGCGGTCGTTGACGATGATCCGCGCTCCGGCCGGCCGTGCCAGCGCCACCGCCGCCTCGGCCCGCGCCAGCCGCGCGCCGCTCGACGGATCCTTGTCGCGAAGCTGCAGGAAACGGGCGCCCCCCTCGAGACACGCCGCGAGCACGGCGAGCGGGTCGACGCCGCGGGCGCGGCACAGATCGACGTCGACGATCGGATAGAGGGGAGGCAGCATGCTCGTGTGTGGAGGCAGGGCTGAAGCCCTGCGCTACGGCGGCTGACCGCGAGCGGCCCCTGTAGCACTCCCTGTAGCGCTCCTTGTCGCGCTCCCTGTAGCGCAGGCCCTCAGGCCTGCCTCCACAGCGTTGGTGTAGCGCAGGCCCTCAGGCCTGCCTCCACTGCGTTGGTGTAGCGCAGGCCTTCAGGCCTGCCGTTGTCACGCGGTCTCGGCCAACGATGCGCTGGAGGGCTTCTTCTCGACCAGGTAGCGCTCCATGAACGAGGTCGAGAGGCGCCCGGCGATGAAATCGGGCTCGGCGAGGATCTTCAGATGCAGCGGAATCGACGTTTTGATCCCTTCGATCACCGTCATCTCGAGCGTGCGCCGCATGCGCGCGATCGCTTCCTGCCGATCGCGGCCGTGGCAGATGATCTTGGCGATCATCGAATCGTAGTACGGCGACACGGTGCACTCCGAGTGCGCGAACGTGTCGATGCGCACCCCGGGGCCGCCCGGGACGCTGAACGCGTGGATCACGCCCGGCGAGGGCGCGAACGTCTCCGGATCCTCGGCGTTGACCCGGCACTCGATCGCATGGCCGCTGAAGGTCACGTCCCCCTGCTTGAACGACAGGCGCTCCCCCGCCGCCACCCGGATCTGCTCCTTCACGATGTCGACGCCGGTGATGAATTCGGTCACTGGGTGCTCGACCTGCACGCGGGTGTTGACTTCGAGGAAAAAGAAGTTCTGCTTGTCGTCGAGCAGGAACTCGAACGTGCCGGCATTGGTGTACTGGACGGCGCGCGCGGCGTCGACCACGGCGCTGCCCAGCTTGCGCCGCATCTTGTCGGTGACCGCGACCGACGGGCCCTCTTCGAGCAGCTTCTGGTGGCGGCGCTGAATCGAGCACTCGCGCTCGCCGAGATGGACGACGGCGCCGTGGTGATCGCCGAGCACCTGGAACTCGATGTGGCGCGGATGCTCGACGTACTTCTCGATGTAGACGTCGCCCACGCCAAACGCGGCCTCGGCCTCCCGCTGCGCGGTCTTGAGCGCTTTGGGC
This sequence is a window from Vicinamibacterales bacterium. Protein-coding genes within it:
- the coaE gene encoding dephospho-CoA kinase (Dephospho-CoA kinase (CoaE) performs the final step in coenzyme A biosynthesis.), which encodes MLRVALTGGIATGKSYCLARFAALGASTIDADVLAREAVAPGSPGLQAVADRFGSGVVAADGALDRAALGRIVFADSKARAALEAIVHPEVYRRIREWYANLPSAHVVAVADIPLVFETGHQHDFDQVIVAACGPEEQVRRVMARDRLTDGDARARLAAQWPITEKVNRATHVIWTDRGHDQTSHQVRDVYTALEAATA
- a CDS encoding bifunctional 5,10-methylenetetrahydrofolate dehydrogenase/5,10-methenyltetrahydrofolate cyclohydrolase, whose translation is MSARLLDGTGVGAAIRAAALPRVRAFAERTGRPPGLGIVLVGDDPASDVYVRNKVKAGAEAGLWVDLQRLPASASLADLLALVGRLNASETHDGILVQSPLPGAMGKGASQQVFDAIDPAKDVDGFHPVNVGKLVQGRAHLKPCTPSGVIEILDRSGIAIGGQHAVVIGRSEIVGKPMAMLLLQRDATVTICHSKTPDLPAVAARADILVAALGRPAFVTREFVKPGATVIDVGTTPVSDRALADKIFGAGSKRLESFDRRGSIVVGDVHPNAAERAGAMTPVPGGVGPLTIAMLLMNTLAAAEARCSVLR
- a CDS encoding NAD-binding protein, with product MARPQPWWGVGWRLLALLILALMAVGTAGYTLIEGWPLWDSFYMTVITITTVGYEEVHPLTRAGQAFTVVILLTGVGTFFYAFTLFLTLLSAEDWTERRERKRLTRMLDELQDHFIICGFGRMGEIIAREFARHNVPFVIIERNPDRMHLAMEQGFVAVEADASSEDVLRRVHIGRARGLVAAVSTDAENVYAVLSARLLRPDLFIVGRAETDDARTKLKRAGADRVISPYHLGGVQLAQTALRPAVVDFVQLATSSDNMDLNLEQVHIGSGSSLDGSNLIEAGVRQRFGVVVVGIRHADGRMDFNPEPEMVMRAGDDLVVLGRGSNLRELEAAAAAKNGARERAIT
- a CDS encoding amino acid permease produces the protein MAGSLFRVKSIDRLMSEAAATGEGTLKRTLGPLSLVALGIGAIIGAGLFVRTAAAIADRAGPSVVLAFMVAGVGCAFAGLCYAEFASMIPVAGSAYTYSYATMGELVAWIIGWDLVLEYAVGAATVAIAWSEYANRVIAWFGPRIPYEWTHSPFERAADTGVHGIMNLPAVFILAALTALLIRGTKESAFVNGVIVVVKVSIVLLVIGIGWGFINPANHTPLVPAAALYTTPEGVTHNYGGIMGILGAAGVVFFAYIGFDAVSTAAQEAKNPKRDMPIGILGSLVVCTILYVLFSYVLSGVATVEDFRSTGREASVAFAISKYMIGYEWLSKSVTVAILFGFSSVILVMLLGQSRVFYSMSHDGLVPAIFSDVHPKYRTPYKSNLVFFVFTGLFAAFIPGDIVGEMTSIGTLFAFILVCIGVWIMRNRRPDIPRGFTVPALPVVSTLGVIVCGAMIYGLGWTNWARLLVWLIIGMVFYFGYGRSHSRLKDA
- the thiE gene encoding thiamine phosphate synthase; its protein translation is MLPPLYPIVDVDLCRARGVDPLAVLAACLEGGARFLQLRDKDPSSGARLARAEAAVALARPAGARIIVNDRADLARLSGAAGVHVGQDDLPVEEVRRIAGREAIVGVSTHDEAQVRAAAATSADYIAVGPVYGTATKDTGYTARGLDFVRAAVRHLGGEPAARRRPIVAIGGITLERAPAVIAAGAASVAVISDLLAGDDPAARVRAFLESLSGRRV
- the accC gene encoding acetyl-CoA carboxylase biotin carboxylase subunit codes for the protein MFKKILIANRGEIALRVIYACRELGIRTVAVYSEADENSLHVRFADEDVCIGPARSAESYLSVPAIISAAEITGADAIHPGYGFLSESAYLAEVCEACHIKFIGPSPNVIRLLGDKARARRAMKKAGVPILPGSDGPIESEEKALKVAKDLGLPVIIKAVAGGGGRGMRVIRDFKELPKALKTAQREAEAAFGVGDVYIEKYVEHPRHIEFQVLGDHHGAVVHLGERECSIQRRHQKLLEEGPSVAVTDKMRRKLGSAVVDAARAVQYTNAGTFEFLLDDKQNFFFLEVNTRVQVEHPVTEFITGVDIVKEQIRVAAGERLSFKQGDVTFSGHAIECRVNAEDPETFAPSPGVIHAFSVPGGPGVRIDTFAHSECTVSPYYDSMIAKIICHGRDRQEAIARMRRTLEMTVIEGIKTSIPLHLKILAEPDFIAGRLSTSFMERYLVEKKPSSASLAETA